The Parashewanella tropica genome window below encodes:
- the prpF gene encoding 2-methylaconitate cis-trans isomerase PrpF yields MTFAPQIKVPATYMRGGTSKGVFFRLEDLPQAAQQAGEDRDRLLLRVIGSPDPYAKQVDGMGGATSSTSKTVIVSPATDGEHDINYLFGQVAIDKAFVDWSGNCGNLSSAVGAFAIHSGYVAKEKLPENGIATVKIWQQNIGKTIIAKVPMTNGEVQETGDFELDGVTFPAAEIELSFVKPVDESESLFPTGNLVDVLTTPEFGSISATMINAGIPTIFVNAADIGYTGTELQDDINNDVEVLAKFESLRAHGAVKMGLISDIKEAEQRQHTPKIAFVAEPRSYKASSGKNILTEDIDLLVRALSMGKLHHAMMGTAAVAIGTAAAIPGTLVNQAAGGGQRDSVRFGHPSGTLKVGAAASFNGDVWKVEEAIMSRSARILMEGWVRVLH; encoded by the coding sequence ATGACATTTGCTCCACAAATTAAAGTACCTGCCACTTATATGCGTGGTGGCACCAGTAAAGGGGTTTTCTTTCGCTTAGAAGACTTACCTCAAGCCGCTCAACAAGCGGGTGAAGATAGAGATCGATTACTACTCAGAGTGATCGGAAGTCCTGATCCTTATGCCAAACAAGTTGATGGTATGGGTGGTGCAACATCAAGCACCAGTAAAACCGTAATCGTCTCCCCCGCCACTGATGGTGAACACGATATTAATTATCTATTCGGGCAAGTGGCGATCGATAAAGCCTTTGTCGACTGGAGTGGCAACTGTGGAAACTTATCATCAGCCGTTGGTGCCTTTGCTATTCATAGTGGTTATGTGGCTAAAGAAAAACTCCCTGAAAACGGCATTGCTACGGTTAAGATTTGGCAACAGAACATTGGTAAAACCATTATCGCTAAAGTGCCAATGACCAACGGTGAAGTTCAAGAAACGGGTGATTTTGAACTCGATGGTGTGACCTTCCCTGCCGCCGAAATTGAGCTTTCATTTGTTAAGCCTGTTGATGAGTCAGAGAGTTTATTTCCAACAGGTAATCTGGTGGATGTTCTTACCACTCCTGAGTTTGGCTCTATTAGCGCTACGATGATCAACGCGGGTATCCCAACGATTTTTGTCAATGCGGCAGATATTGGTTATACAGGCACCGAGCTGCAAGATGACATCAATAACGATGTCGAAGTACTAGCAAAATTCGAGTCCTTACGTGCTCATGGCGCAGTGAAGATGGGATTGATTTCTGATATCAAAGAGGCCGAACAACGTCAGCACACACCAAAGATTGCTTTTGTTGCTGAGCCAAGAAGTTATAAAGCCTCTAGCGGAAAGAATATTTTAACTGAGGATATCGACCTACTGGTTCGCGCCTTATCTATGGGCAAACTTCACCATGCGATGATGGGTACGGCCGCTGTTGCGATTGGAACTGCAGCTGCGATTCCCGGCACTTTAGTTAACCAAGCCGCAGGTGGCGGACAACGAGATAGTGTTCGTTTTGGTCACCCATCTGGTACATTAAAAGTTGGTGCAGCAGCGAGTTTCAATGGTGATGTTTGGAAAGTGGAAGAAGCGATTATGAGCCGTAGTGCTCGGATTTTGATGGAAGGTTGGGTAAGAGTTCTTCATTAA